Proteins from a genomic interval of Spea bombifrons isolate aSpeBom1 chromosome 4, aSpeBom1.2.pri, whole genome shotgun sequence:
- the MYBPC1 gene encoding myosin-binding protein C, slow-type isoform X2 — MPEPTKNTETTVTEQKTVQVAGGSRTEITTQTVKTGVQVKWQQDGKEVKSEKTVTQTEHTKRTLIVDNNVIQEEFSVVSGDTKVKEEKSAPPAIEEQSKPKDDVPETPKEETKPKVEQPEKAKDEDESSSVSTPPPDENARSMDRKGSVGQQEADKDSSQISTLFIEKPTSGSVNVGGDIKFIAKVEAKDLLRKPVVKWLKGKWMDLASKAGKHLQLKDTFDRINKIYTFEMQIIKAKENYAGNYRCEATYKDKFDSCSFDLEVTAAPDASHALDIRSAFKRSGEGQEDAGELDFSGLLKRREVKPEEGPEIDVWEILKSASPNEYEKIAFQYGITDLRGMLKRLKRMRREEKKSEAFSKKLDPAYQIDKGGRVKFVVELADPTVELKWYKNGQEIRPSTKYIFEHKGNQRILFINNCTLADDAAYQVCAGDEKCSTELFVREPPILVTKELENISTYCGERVELECEVSEVDANVKWFKNGVEITNEPRSRYRLKVDGKKHTLIMDEADRGDSATYSVMTTGGQSAAQLQVDLRPLKILQPLTDMTVNLGKEINLKCEISENVPGRWYRNGQLIHGNDRVQIFHKGRNHRLVIQNALVEDEGEYAFVPDLYLTNIPCNIHVIDPPRIHFDSLNYPDNTVVVVAGTKLRLEVPVTGEPAPKIIWSRGDKWITDLGGRIRAETYPDHGLLVIDSAEKDDTGTYRIMVKNEAGEAVAHIKIKVVDIPDAPQAPEVTEVGEDWCIMKWDPPAYDGGCPILGYFIERKKKQSSRWMRLNFDLCKETNFEPKKMIEGVAYEVRVFAVNSIGISKPSMPSKPFVPLAVTSAPTMLAVDNVTDTSVTMKWRPPDHIGAAGLDGYIIEYCFEAGGDEKQEKPEFTEAELEKLVEGVSKNGPQLCGALYAKTTKAEKSKIWADIQAKLNTVGGHNRSIADIKKRWNSLKKQTKDKLLQKKEDLPENSEVPTAVNELNPLEKRVEDLLRIEETEGTPLIDDDLQDDITGGGEDKPKFTDEELNTLLDNIAKVGPQLFGALSSQASASDKDKIWAEIQKHINTVGGNNRSIQDIKREWNKLKKQTKKKLEHNKAQIMLQKEGEPTNILELTPIEKRVEVILQIKEIDSEDFHEEPEEAEEWIVANPELTDKTRFTINGLPTGSRIFVRVKSVNAAGPSEPRLHPQPILVKEVIVPPKIRLPRHLKQTYIKKVGETVNLVIPFQGKPRPKVSWKKNGSHVDKTQISIRNSECDTILFIRKAEKSHSGKYDLKVKVDTLQDKASIHIQIVDRPGPPQVVVIEEVWGENVALEWKPPVDNGNANITGYTIQKADKKTMEWFTVLEHYHRTNATISDLVLGNEYFFRVFSENMCGLSEAATRTPNSALIEKEGKAYKRPEYKDFDFTEPPVFTHPLINTVAIAGYNATLNCSVRGNPKPKITWMKNKMIIENDPRYRMFSNQSVCTLEIRKPSPYDGAIYTCRAVNELGEAEVECKLEVKVAQ, encoded by the exons AACAAAGCAAGCCAAAAGATGATGTGCCTGAAACCCCAAAAG AGGAAACCAAGCCAAAGGTGGAGCAGCCAGAAAAAGCCAAAG ATGAAGATGAATCTTCTTCAGTTAGTACTCCTCCTCCAG atgaaaatgCTCGATCTATGGATAGGAAAGGTTCTG TTGGACAACAAGAAGCAGACAAGGATAGTTCTCAGATATCTACATTATTTATTGAGAAACCTACCAGTGGATCGGTTAATGTGG ggGGAGATATTAagtttattgcaaaggtggaGGCGAAAGATCTTCTTCGCAAACCTGTTGTTAAATGGTTGAAAGGAAAATGGATGGATCTGGCAAGTAAAGCTGGAAAACATCTCCAGCTAAAGGACACATTTGACAGAATTAATAAG ATTTACACCTTTGAAATGCAAATCATAAAAGCAAAGGAAAACTATGCCGGAAACTACAGATGTGAAGCGACATATAAAGATAAATTTGACAGCTGCTCTTTTGACCTCGAAGTTACTG CTGCTCCAGATGCTTCACATGCTCTTGACATCCGATCTGCTTTCAAGAGAAG CGGTGAAGGACAAGAAGATGCAGGAGAACTTGACTTTAGTGGTCTCCTGAAACGTAG AGAGGTCAAACCTGAAGAAGGTCCAGAGATAGACGTGTGGGAGATCCTTAAGAGCGCCAGCCCAAATGAGTATGAGAAGATAGCATTTCAATATGGGATCACTGACCTCAGGGGTATGCTAAAGAGACTAAAACGCATGCGAAGGGAAGAAAAGAAGAGTGAAG cattttcaaaaaaactgGATCCGGCTTATCAAATTGACAAAGGAGGACGTGTGAAGTTTGTGGTTGAACTTGCAGATCCAACAGTTGAACTAAAATGGTACAAAAACGGTCAGGAGATCCGTCCCAGTACAAA GTATATATTTGAGCATAAAGGTAACCAGAGGATATTGTTTATTAATAACTGCACATTAGCAGATGATGCTGCCTACCAAGTGTGTGCGGGAGATGAAAAGTGTTCAACAGAGTTGTTTGTAAGGG AACCACCTATATTGGTCACAAAGGAACTTGAAAATATTAGTACATATTGTGGAGAAAGGGTGGAACTTGAGTGTGAAGTTTCTGAAGTAGATGCAAATGTGAAGTG GTTTAAGAATGGTGTAGAAATTACAAATGAGCCCAGATCACGGTACCGGCTGAAGGTGGATGGTAAAAAGCATACACTGATTATGGATGAAGCAGACAGAGGGGATTCTGCTACCTACTCAGTAATGACCACAGGAGGACAATCAGCAGCACAGCTACAGGTTGACT TGCGACCACTAAAGATTTTACAGCCACTGACTGACATGACTGTAAACCTTGGCAAGGAAATCAATCTGAAGTGTGAAATCTCTGAGAATGTGCCAGGAAGATGGTATAGAAATGGACAGCTCATTCATGGAAATGACCGTGTACAGATATTTCATAAAGGAAG GAACCACAGATTGGTTATACAGAATGCATTAGTTGAAGATGAAGGCGAATATGCTTTTGTTCCAGATCTATACCTAACAAATATTCCTTGCAACATCCATGTCATTG atcCTCCAAGGATCCACTTTGATTCCCTTAATTATCCTGATAATACTGTGGTAGTTGTAGCAGGGACAAAGCTGCGACTTGAGGTTCCTGTTACCGGAGAGCCAGCTCCAAAAATTATATGGAGTAGAGGAGATAAG TGGATCACGGATCTGGGTGGTCGTATAAGAGCAGAAACATACCCTGATCATGGACTTTTGGTCATTGATTCAGCTGAGAAAGACGACACTGGAACGTACAGGATTATGGTAAAGAATGAAGCTGGTGAAGCTGTAGCTCACATCAAAATTAAGGTTGTAG ATATCCCTGATGCTCCACAGGCTCCTGAGGTAACAGAGGTAGGGGAGGACTGGTGTATTATGAAGTGGGACCCTCCAGCTTATGACGGAGGATGTCCAATTCTAG GCTATTTCattgaaagaaagaagaagcaaAGCTCAAGATGGATGAGGCTAAATTTTGATCTCTGCAAAGAAACAAATTTTGAACCCAAGAAGATGATTGAAGGTGTGGCCTATGAAGTCCGTGTATTTGCTGTCAATTCAATAGGAATATCTAAGCCCAGTATGCCGTCTAAACCTTTTGTGCCATTAG ctgTGACAAGTGCCCCCACAATGCTAGCTGTAGATAATGTGACTGATACCTCTGTTACAATGAAGTGGAGACCCCCCGATCATATTGGAGCAGCTGGATTAGATGGATATATCATTGAATATTGCTTTGAAGCAG GAGGAGATGAGAAACAGGAGAAGCCTGAATTTACAGAGGCGGAATTGGAGAAGTTAGTAGAAGGTGTCTCCAAAAATGGTCCACAACTTTGTGGTGCCTTATATGCCAAAACCACCAAGGCAGAAAAAAGTAAGATATGGGCAGACATACAAGCAAAACTCAATACTGTAGGGGGCCATAACAGGTCCATTGCAGACATAAAAAAGAGATGGAATTCtcttaaaaaacaaaccaagGATAAGCTGTTACAGAAGAAGGAAGACTTGCCAGAGAATTCGGAAGTCCCCACTGCTGTCAATGAGCTGAATCCTCTGGAAAAAAGAGTGGAGGACTTGTTACGAATTGAGGAAACAGAGGGAACTCCTTTAATTGATGATGATCTGCAAGATGATATAACTGGAG GAGGAGAGGACAAGCCGAAATTTACTGATGAGGAGTTGAACACTTTATTGGATAACATTGCCAAAGTTGGGCCCCAGCTTTTTGGAGCTCTGTCATCTCAAGCCAGTGCATCAGATAAGGATAAAATATGGGCAGAGATCCAGAAACACATAAATACTGTGGGGGGCAATAACAGGTCTATTCAGGATATTAAGAGAGAATGgaataaactcaaaaaacaGACCAAGAAAAAATTGGAACATAATAAAGCCCAAATAATGCTGCAAAAAGAAGGAGAACCTACCAATATCCTTGAGCTAACGCCCATAGAGAAGCGCGtggaggttatattacaaaTCAAAGAAATTGATTCTGAGGACTTCCATGAAGAACCTGAAGAAG CTGAAGAGTGGATAGTGGCAAACCCAGAACTAACCGATAAGACAAGGTTCACAATCAACGGACTGCCAACTGGTTCTAGGATCTTTGTTAGAGTTAAGTCAGTGAATGCTGCTGGGCCAAGTGAGCCTAGATTACATCCTCAGCCTATTCTGGTCAAAGAGGTCATTG TGCCTCCAAAGATTCGTCTTCCCCGccatttaaaacaaacatatatcaaAAAAGTAGGCGAGACTGTGAACCTTGTTATACCGTTCCAG GGAAAGCCAAGACCAAAAGTTTCTTGGAAAAAGAATGGATCACATGTGGATAAAACACAAATTAGTATCCGCAACTCTGAGTGTGACACCATCCTTTTTATTCGGAAGGCAGAGAAGAGCCATTCAGGAAAATATGATTTGAAAGTAAAAGTGGATACTCTTCAGGACAAGGCTTCAATCCACATTCAGATTGTTG ATCGACCTGGACCACCACAAGTTGTAGTTATCGAGGAGGTCTGGGGAGAGAATGTTGCACTAGAATGGAAGCCACCAGTTGATAATGGCAATGCCAACATTACTGGATACACCATTCAGAAAGCTGACAAGAAGACAATG GAATGGTTTACTGTCTTGGAGCACTATCACCGAACCAATGCCACTATCTCAGACCTAGTCCTAGGAAATGAGTACTTCTTTCGGGTGTTCTCTGAAAATATGTGTGGTCTCAGTGAGGCAGCTACCAGGACTCCAAATAGCGCATTAATCGAGAAGGAAG GTAAAGCGTACAAGCGTCCCGAATACAAGGACTTTGATTTCACAGAGCCACCAGTGTTCACTCATCCACTCATTAATACAGTAGCTATTGCTGGATACAATGCTACTCTGAACTGCAGTGTCAGAGGAAATCCCAAG CCTAAAATAACTTGGATGAAGAACAAAATGATCATCGAGAATGATCCCAGATACAGAATGTTTAGTAATCAGAGCGTATGCACCCTGGAGATACGTAAACCCAGCCCCTATGATGGGGCAATATACACCTGCAGGGCTGTCAACGAACTGGGTGAGGCTGAAGTTGAATGCAAGCTAGAGGTGAAAG TTGCACAATAA
- the MYBPC1 gene encoding myosin-binding protein C, slow-type isoform X6, protein MPEPTKNTETTVTEQKTVQVAGGSRTEITTQTVKTGVQVKWQQDGKEVKSEKTVTQTEHTKRTLIVDNNVIQEEFSVVSGDTKVKEEKSAPPAIEEQSKPKDDVPETPKEETKPKVEQPEKAKDEDESSSVSTPPPDENARSMDRKGSVGQQEADKDSSQISTLFIEKPTSGSVNVGGDIKFIAKVEAKDLLRKPVVKWLKGKWMDLASKAGKHLQLKDTFDRINKIYTFEMQIIKAKENYAGNYRCEATYKDKFDSCSFDLEVTAAPDASHALDIRSAFKRSGEGQEDAGELDFSGLLKRREVKPEEGPEIDVWEILKSASPNEYEKIAFQYGITDLRGMLKRLKRMRREEKKSEAFSKKLDPAYQIDKGGRVKFVVELADPTVELKWYKNGQEIRPSTKYIFEHKGNQRILFINNCTLADDAAYQVCAGDEKCSTELFVREPPILVTKELENISTYCGERVELECEVSEVDANVKWFKNGVEITNEPRSRYRLKVDGKKHTLIMDEADRGDSATYSVMTTGGQSAAQLQVDLRPLKILQPLTDMTVNLGKEINLKCEISENVPGRWYRNGQLIHGNDRVQIFHKGRNHRLVIQNALVEDEGEYAFVPDLYLTNIPCNIHVIDPPRIHFDSLNYPDNTVVVVAGTKLRLEVPVTGEPAPKIIWSRGDKWITDLGGRIRAETYPDHGLLVIDSAEKDDTGTYRIMVKNEAGEAVAHIKIKVVDIPDAPQAPEVTEVGEDWCIMKWDPPAYDGGCPILGYFIERKKKQSSRWMRLNFDLCKETNFEPKKMIEGVAYEVRVFAVNSIGISKPSMPSKPFVPLAVTSAPTMLAVDNVTDTSVTMKWRPPDHIGAAGLDGYIIEYCFEAGGDEKQEKPEFTEAELEKLVEGVSKNGPQLCGALYAKTTKAEKSKIWADIQAKLNTVGGHNRSIADIKKRWNSLKKQTKDKLLQKKEDLPENSEVPTAVNELNPLEKRVEDLLRIEETEGTPLIDDDLQDDITGAEEWIVANPELTDKTRFTINGLPTGSRIFVRVKSVNAAGPSEPRLHPQPILVKEVIVPPKIRLPRHLKQTYIKKVGETVNLVIPFQGKPRPKVSWKKNGSHVDKTQISIRNSECDTILFIRKAEKSHSGKYDLKVKVDTLQDKASIHIQIVDRPGPPQVVVIEEVWGENVALEWKPPVDNGNANITGYTIQKADKKTMEWFTVLEHYHRTNATISDLVLGNEYFFRVFSENMCGLSEAATRTPNSALIEKEGKAYKRPEYKDFDFTEPPVFTHPLINTVAIAGYNATLNCSVRGNPKPKITWMKNKMIIENDPRYRMFSNQSVCTLEIRKPSPYDGAIYTCRAVNELGEAEVECKLEVKVAQ, encoded by the exons AACAAAGCAAGCCAAAAGATGATGTGCCTGAAACCCCAAAAG AGGAAACCAAGCCAAAGGTGGAGCAGCCAGAAAAAGCCAAAG ATGAAGATGAATCTTCTTCAGTTAGTACTCCTCCTCCAG atgaaaatgCTCGATCTATGGATAGGAAAGGTTCTG TTGGACAACAAGAAGCAGACAAGGATAGTTCTCAGATATCTACATTATTTATTGAGAAACCTACCAGTGGATCGGTTAATGTGG ggGGAGATATTAagtttattgcaaaggtggaGGCGAAAGATCTTCTTCGCAAACCTGTTGTTAAATGGTTGAAAGGAAAATGGATGGATCTGGCAAGTAAAGCTGGAAAACATCTCCAGCTAAAGGACACATTTGACAGAATTAATAAG ATTTACACCTTTGAAATGCAAATCATAAAAGCAAAGGAAAACTATGCCGGAAACTACAGATGTGAAGCGACATATAAAGATAAATTTGACAGCTGCTCTTTTGACCTCGAAGTTACTG CTGCTCCAGATGCTTCACATGCTCTTGACATCCGATCTGCTTTCAAGAGAAG CGGTGAAGGACAAGAAGATGCAGGAGAACTTGACTTTAGTGGTCTCCTGAAACGTAG AGAGGTCAAACCTGAAGAAGGTCCAGAGATAGACGTGTGGGAGATCCTTAAGAGCGCCAGCCCAAATGAGTATGAGAAGATAGCATTTCAATATGGGATCACTGACCTCAGGGGTATGCTAAAGAGACTAAAACGCATGCGAAGGGAAGAAAAGAAGAGTGAAG cattttcaaaaaaactgGATCCGGCTTATCAAATTGACAAAGGAGGACGTGTGAAGTTTGTGGTTGAACTTGCAGATCCAACAGTTGAACTAAAATGGTACAAAAACGGTCAGGAGATCCGTCCCAGTACAAA GTATATATTTGAGCATAAAGGTAACCAGAGGATATTGTTTATTAATAACTGCACATTAGCAGATGATGCTGCCTACCAAGTGTGTGCGGGAGATGAAAAGTGTTCAACAGAGTTGTTTGTAAGGG AACCACCTATATTGGTCACAAAGGAACTTGAAAATATTAGTACATATTGTGGAGAAAGGGTGGAACTTGAGTGTGAAGTTTCTGAAGTAGATGCAAATGTGAAGTG GTTTAAGAATGGTGTAGAAATTACAAATGAGCCCAGATCACGGTACCGGCTGAAGGTGGATGGTAAAAAGCATACACTGATTATGGATGAAGCAGACAGAGGGGATTCTGCTACCTACTCAGTAATGACCACAGGAGGACAATCAGCAGCACAGCTACAGGTTGACT TGCGACCACTAAAGATTTTACAGCCACTGACTGACATGACTGTAAACCTTGGCAAGGAAATCAATCTGAAGTGTGAAATCTCTGAGAATGTGCCAGGAAGATGGTATAGAAATGGACAGCTCATTCATGGAAATGACCGTGTACAGATATTTCATAAAGGAAG GAACCACAGATTGGTTATACAGAATGCATTAGTTGAAGATGAAGGCGAATATGCTTTTGTTCCAGATCTATACCTAACAAATATTCCTTGCAACATCCATGTCATTG atcCTCCAAGGATCCACTTTGATTCCCTTAATTATCCTGATAATACTGTGGTAGTTGTAGCAGGGACAAAGCTGCGACTTGAGGTTCCTGTTACCGGAGAGCCAGCTCCAAAAATTATATGGAGTAGAGGAGATAAG TGGATCACGGATCTGGGTGGTCGTATAAGAGCAGAAACATACCCTGATCATGGACTTTTGGTCATTGATTCAGCTGAGAAAGACGACACTGGAACGTACAGGATTATGGTAAAGAATGAAGCTGGTGAAGCTGTAGCTCACATCAAAATTAAGGTTGTAG ATATCCCTGATGCTCCACAGGCTCCTGAGGTAACAGAGGTAGGGGAGGACTGGTGTATTATGAAGTGGGACCCTCCAGCTTATGACGGAGGATGTCCAATTCTAG GCTATTTCattgaaagaaagaagaagcaaAGCTCAAGATGGATGAGGCTAAATTTTGATCTCTGCAAAGAAACAAATTTTGAACCCAAGAAGATGATTGAAGGTGTGGCCTATGAAGTCCGTGTATTTGCTGTCAATTCAATAGGAATATCTAAGCCCAGTATGCCGTCTAAACCTTTTGTGCCATTAG ctgTGACAAGTGCCCCCACAATGCTAGCTGTAGATAATGTGACTGATACCTCTGTTACAATGAAGTGGAGACCCCCCGATCATATTGGAGCAGCTGGATTAGATGGATATATCATTGAATATTGCTTTGAAGCAG GAGGAGATGAGAAACAGGAGAAGCCTGAATTTACAGAGGCGGAATTGGAGAAGTTAGTAGAAGGTGTCTCCAAAAATGGTCCACAACTTTGTGGTGCCTTATATGCCAAAACCACCAAGGCAGAAAAAAGTAAGATATGGGCAGACATACAAGCAAAACTCAATACTGTAGGGGGCCATAACAGGTCCATTGCAGACATAAAAAAGAGATGGAATTCtcttaaaaaacaaaccaagGATAAGCTGTTACAGAAGAAGGAAGACTTGCCAGAGAATTCGGAAGTCCCCACTGCTGTCAATGAGCTGAATCCTCTGGAAAAAAGAGTGGAGGACTTGTTACGAATTGAGGAAACAGAGGGAACTCCTTTAATTGATGATGATCTGCAAGATGATATAACTGGAG CTGAAGAGTGGATAGTGGCAAACCCAGAACTAACCGATAAGACAAGGTTCACAATCAACGGACTGCCAACTGGTTCTAGGATCTTTGTTAGAGTTAAGTCAGTGAATGCTGCTGGGCCAAGTGAGCCTAGATTACATCCTCAGCCTATTCTGGTCAAAGAGGTCATTG TGCCTCCAAAGATTCGTCTTCCCCGccatttaaaacaaacatatatcaaAAAAGTAGGCGAGACTGTGAACCTTGTTATACCGTTCCAG GGAAAGCCAAGACCAAAAGTTTCTTGGAAAAAGAATGGATCACATGTGGATAAAACACAAATTAGTATCCGCAACTCTGAGTGTGACACCATCCTTTTTATTCGGAAGGCAGAGAAGAGCCATTCAGGAAAATATGATTTGAAAGTAAAAGTGGATACTCTTCAGGACAAGGCTTCAATCCACATTCAGATTGTTG ATCGACCTGGACCACCACAAGTTGTAGTTATCGAGGAGGTCTGGGGAGAGAATGTTGCACTAGAATGGAAGCCACCAGTTGATAATGGCAATGCCAACATTACTGGATACACCATTCAGAAAGCTGACAAGAAGACAATG GAATGGTTTACTGTCTTGGAGCACTATCACCGAACCAATGCCACTATCTCAGACCTAGTCCTAGGAAATGAGTACTTCTTTCGGGTGTTCTCTGAAAATATGTGTGGTCTCAGTGAGGCAGCTACCAGGACTCCAAATAGCGCATTAATCGAGAAGGAAG GTAAAGCGTACAAGCGTCCCGAATACAAGGACTTTGATTTCACAGAGCCACCAGTGTTCACTCATCCACTCATTAATACAGTAGCTATTGCTGGATACAATGCTACTCTGAACTGCAGTGTCAGAGGAAATCCCAAG CCTAAAATAACTTGGATGAAGAACAAAATGATCATCGAGAATGATCCCAGATACAGAATGTTTAGTAATCAGAGCGTATGCACCCTGGAGATACGTAAACCCAGCCCCTATGATGGGGCAATATACACCTGCAGGGCTGTCAACGAACTGGGTGAGGCTGAAGTTGAATGCAAGCTAGAGGTGAAAG TTGCACAATAA